From a single Vibrio tubiashii genomic region:
- the ftsZ gene encoding cell division protein FtsZ, protein MFEPMMEMSDDAVIKVVGVGGGGGNAVEHMVRESIEGVEFISINTDAQALRKTSVNSVIQIGGDMTKGLGAGANPQVGRDAALEDRDRIKEELNGADMVFIAAGMGGGTGTGAAPVIAEVAKELGILTVAVVTKPFSFEGKKRLAFAEQGIEELSKHVDSLITIPNEKLLKVLGRGITLLEAFASANDVLKNAVQGIAELITRPGMINVDFADVRTVMSEMGHAMMGSGVAKGEDRAEEAAEMAISSPLLEDIDLAGARGVLVNITAGLDMRLDEFETVGNTVKAFASDNATVVIGTSLDPDMADEIRVTVVATGIGNEKKPDITLVAGGKAKVAPVAQPQTQPQTAPAQQTVNKVEEKAAPTLQEKPQVTPQPTTSTPSGSGAGQSAAAPKADKESGYLDIPAFLRRQAD, encoded by the coding sequence ATGTTTGAACCGATGATGGAAATGTCTGACGACGCAGTTATTAAGGTCGTTGGGGTTGGTGGCGGTGGCGGTAACGCCGTTGAACACATGGTACGTGAATCCATCGAAGGTGTTGAGTTCATTAGTATTAATACTGATGCTCAGGCGCTTCGTAAAACCAGTGTGAATAGTGTTATTCAGATTGGTGGTGATATGACCAAAGGTCTTGGTGCTGGTGCGAATCCTCAAGTAGGACGTGACGCAGCTCTCGAAGATCGCGATCGCATTAAAGAAGAGCTAAACGGTGCCGATATGGTATTTATCGCAGCTGGTATGGGCGGTGGTACTGGTACAGGTGCAGCTCCTGTTATTGCAGAAGTGGCAAAAGAGCTAGGCATCCTAACGGTTGCTGTAGTTACTAAGCCATTTAGCTTCGAAGGCAAAAAGCGTTTAGCTTTTGCTGAGCAAGGTATCGAAGAGCTTTCTAAGCACGTGGACTCGTTAATTACGATTCCTAACGAGAAGCTTCTTAAGGTACTTGGCCGTGGTATTACACTACTTGAAGCCTTTGCTAGCGCGAACGATGTATTAAAGAATGCAGTACAAGGTATTGCAGAACTGATTACTCGTCCAGGCATGATTAACGTCGACTTTGCTGACGTAAGAACAGTGATGTCAGAAATGGGTCATGCCATGATGGGTAGCGGTGTTGCTAAAGGCGAAGATCGCGCTGAAGAAGCGGCAGAAATGGCAATTTCTAGCCCACTTCTAGAAGATATCGATCTTGCTGGAGCACGCGGTGTGTTGGTTAACATCACGGCAGGTCTAGACATGCGTCTAGATGAGTTCGAAACCGTAGGTAACACAGTTAAAGCGTTTGCTTCAGATAATGCAACAGTCGTAATCGGTACTTCATTAGATCCTGATATGGCTGATGAAATCCGTGTGACCGTTGTTGCTACTGGTATTGGTAACGAGAAGAAACCTGACATTACTTTAGTTGCGGGTGGCAAAGCGAAAGTCGCTCCTGTTGCTCAACCGCAGACTCAACCACAAACGGCACCTGCTCAGCAGACTGTCAATAAAGTGGAAGAAAAAGCGGCACCAACTTTGCAAGAGAAACCTCAGGTAACTCCTCAGCCAACGACATCAACACCGTCTGGTTCGGGTGCGGGTCAAAGTGCAGCAGCGCCTAAGGCAGATAAAGAAAGCGGCTATCTTGATATCCCTGCGTTCTTACGTCGTCAAGCTGACTAA
- the ftsA gene encoding cell division protein FtsA — MTKTADDNIIVGLDIGTATVSALVGEVLPDGQINIIGAGSSPSRGMDKGGVNDLESVVKSVQRAVDQAELMAECQISNVFISLSGRHIASRIEKGMGTISDEEVSQEDMDRAIHTAKSIKIGDEQRILHVIPQEFTIDYQEGIKNPLGLSGVRMEVSVHLISCHNDMARNIIKAVERCGLKVEHLVYSGLAASNAVITEDERELGVCVVDIGAGTMDVSIWTGGALRHTEVFSYAGNAVTSDIAFAFGTPVSDAEEIKVKYGCALSELVSKDDTVNVPSVGGRPSRSLQRQTLSEVIEPRYTELMGLVNQTIDTVQEKLREEGIKHHLAAGVVLTGGAAQIEGLVECAERVFRNQVRVGKPLEVSGLTDYVKEPYHSTAVGLLHYARDSQINDDTEYNEPARSSVTGLFGRLRNWIQKEF, encoded by the coding sequence ATGACTAAGACCGCTGATGACAACATTATTGTTGGTCTTGATATAGGCACTGCTACCGTATCGGCTCTCGTAGGCGAAGTATTGCCTGATGGTCAAATTAACATTATTGGCGCAGGCAGTAGTCCGTCTCGCGGGATGGACAAGGGCGGCGTTAACGACCTTGAATCGGTAGTAAAATCGGTTCAGCGCGCCGTTGACCAAGCTGAATTGATGGCCGAGTGCCAAATTAGCAATGTTTTTATTTCGCTTTCAGGGCGCCACATTGCGAGCCGTATTGAAAAAGGTATGGGAACTATCTCTGATGAAGAGGTTTCTCAAGAAGATATGGATCGTGCAATCCATACGGCAAAATCGATCAAAATTGGTGACGAACAGCGCATTCTGCATGTAATTCCTCAAGAATTTACGATTGATTACCAAGAAGGGATTAAAAATCCGCTAGGTTTATCAGGAGTGCGCATGGAAGTCAGCGTACACCTAATTTCTTGTCACAATGATATGGCAAGAAATATTATTAAAGCGGTTGAGCGCTGCGGGCTTAAAGTTGAACACCTAGTCTATTCCGGTTTAGCAGCAAGCAATGCTGTGATTACCGAAGATGAGCGTGAGCTCGGTGTATGTGTAGTTGATATTGGTGCTGGTACTATGGATGTTTCCATTTGGACTGGCGGCGCGCTACGTCATACTGAAGTGTTCTCTTATGCTGGTAACGCAGTGACAAGCGATATCGCCTTTGCTTTCGGTACACCAGTGAGTGATGCGGAAGAGATAAAAGTAAAATATGGCTGTGCTCTTAGTGAGCTAGTCAGTAAAGATGACACGGTTAACGTTCCTAGCGTTGGCGGGCGTCCATCACGCAGTTTGCAAAGACAGACACTGTCTGAAGTGATTGAGCCCCGTTATACTGAGCTTATGGGGCTGGTTAATCAAACCATCGATACAGTTCAAGAAAAGCTGCGCGAAGAAGGGATTAAACATCACCTAGCAGCAGGTGTGGTGCTCACTGGTGGAGCGGCACAGATTGAAGGACTGGTCGAGTGTGCGGAACGCGTTTTCCGCAACCAAGTCAGAGTCGGCAAACCTCTAGAGGTAAGCGGCTTAACGGATTATGTAAAAGAGCCGTATCATTCTACGGCAGTTGGTTTACTTCATTATGCAAGAGACAGTCAAATTAACGACGATACTGAGTACAACGAGCCAGCGCGTTCGTCAGTAACGGGGTTGTTTGGTCGTTTGCGTAATTGGATACAAAAAGAGTTTTAA
- a CDS encoding cell division protein FtsQ/DivIB has translation MIKSAFNEGRRLTAMPLVKEHALGGSFLLVVLLLIGSLLYSTITWMWDDQRLPLSKIVLQGELHYVSALDVQRAFARLEHVGTFMSQDVDVLQNMAESIPWVSHASIRKQWPDTVKVFLTEHHAEAIWNGNALLNDYGQVFDGDIGKLEEERVKLYGPQGTSEEVLQVWRDISPRFEALNLMITSLVLNDRRAWQIILDNGIRLELGKESLEERIERFISLYKNLGSDTQRVSYIDLRYDTGASIGWFPEQELAQETTDD, from the coding sequence TAGTAAAAGAGCATGCCCTCGGTGGTAGTTTCTTGCTGGTGGTCTTGTTGTTAATTGGCTCCCTCCTCTACTCAACGATTACTTGGATGTGGGACGATCAACGTCTACCCCTTTCAAAAATCGTGCTTCAGGGCGAATTACACTATGTATCTGCTTTAGATGTTCAACGAGCTTTTGCTCGGCTTGAGCATGTCGGTACATTTATGTCTCAGGATGTGGATGTGTTGCAGAACATGGCGGAGTCGATCCCTTGGGTTTCTCATGCTTCTATTCGTAAGCAGTGGCCAGACACGGTTAAAGTTTTTCTGACAGAGCACCATGCAGAGGCGATCTGGAATGGGAATGCTTTGCTCAATGATTACGGTCAGGTATTTGATGGTGATATTGGCAAACTGGAAGAAGAACGCGTCAAGCTATACGGGCCGCAAGGCACCAGTGAAGAAGTTCTTCAGGTATGGCGAGACATTAGTCCGCGATTTGAAGCACTTAACCTAATGATCACATCGTTAGTTTTAAATGATCGTCGAGCGTGGCAAATCATCCTCGATAATGGCATTCGTTTAGAGCTTGGCAAAGAGTCGTTAGAAGAGCGAATAGAGCGCTTTATCTCTCTTTACAAGAATTTGGGTAGTGACACTCAGCGAGTGAGCTACATAGACCTCAGGTATGATACGGGAGCATCAATAGGATGGTTCCCAGAACAAGAGTTAGCACAAGAGACTACAGATGACTAA